The following coding sequences lie in one Rutidosis leptorrhynchoides isolate AG116_Rl617_1_P2 chromosome 6, CSIRO_AGI_Rlap_v1, whole genome shotgun sequence genomic window:
- the LOC139851605 gene encoding glutathione gamma-glutamylcysteinyltransferase 1-like isoform X2 has translation MAAMASIYRRVLPSPPAIDFASSQGKQLFMEATQGGTMEGFFKLISYFQTQSEPAYCGLATLAMVLNALSIDPGRKWKGPWRWFDESMLDCCEPLDKVKAKGISFGKVVCLAHCAGAKVEAFRTNQSNVDEFRKHVIACSTSDDCHVISSYNRATFKQACSGHFSPIGGYHAGTDMALILDVARFKYPPHWVPLNLLWEAMDTVDEASGSRRGFMLVSRLQRPPALLYTLSCKHDSWTNIAKYLVDDVPVLLSSTSVNNVKDVLSIVFNSLPLKFLEFIKWVAEVRRTEEGDQTLSPEEQERLSIKGEILKQVQDTDLYKHVTDFLFSEKSGCQGPLCLGQQTSLTDIAASVCCQGAWFLKGNSENPNGFCCGEAHVCCIKANGDVPVTVVSGTVTNGIGQQHVDMLVPSSSQSTSVSSSGLTNCIGKHPASNDVLTTLLLALPPQTWSGIKDGNLLQEINTIVCTDNLPTLLQEEIIHLRGQLYVLKRCKDDEEFRTGY, from the exons ATGGCTGCGATGGCAAGTATATACAGAAGAGTTCTTCCATCTCCGCCTGCTATTGATTTCGCGTCTTCTCAAGGAAAG CAATTGTTCATGGAAGCCACTCAAGGTGGAACCATGGAAGGTTTCTTTAAGCTGATATCCTACTTTCAGACGCAGTCCGAACCTGCGTATTGCGGATTAGCTACCCTCGCCATGGTCTTGAATGCCCTTTCTATTGATCCTGGTAGAAAGTGGAAAG GTCCATGGAGGTGGTTTGATGAATCTATGCTGGATTGTTGTGAGCCTTTAGATAAGGTTAAAGCCAAAGGCATTTCGTTTGGGAAGGTTGTGTGTTTGGCTCATTGTGCTGGAGCAAAGGTTGAAGCTTTTCGCACAAATCAAAGTAATGTCGATGAATTTCGCAAGCATGTTATTGCGTGTTCTACATCTGATGATTGCCATGTGATCTCATCATATAACAGAGCAACCTTTAAACAGGCAT GTAGTGGTCATTTTTCACCTATTGGTGGTTATCATGCCGGAACGGATATGGCGTTAATTTTAGATGTCGCACGTTTTAAATATCCTCCTCACTGGGTCCCACTGAATTTACTCTGGGAAGCCATGGATACCGTGGACGAGGCTAGTGGATCTCGCAGAgg TTTCATGCTTGTATCCAGGCTTCAACGACCACCAGCATTACTTTATACCTTG AGTTGTAAGCATGATAGTTGGACTAATATTGCCAAGTACTTAGTTGATGATGTTCCAGTATTATTGAGTTCTACAAGTGTGAACAATGTGAAGGACGTTCTCTCAATCGTTTTTAATTCTCTTCCATTGAAATTTCTTGAATTTATCAAGTGGGTTGCAGAAGTTAGAAGAACAGAGGAGGGCGATCAAACATTAAGTCCAGAAGAGCAAGAAAGGCTTTCCATAAAG GGGGAGATTTTGAAACAAGTACAGGACACTGATCTATACAAGCACGTCACCGATTTCCTCTTCAGTGAGAAATCAGGGTGCCAGGGCCCACTGTGTTTGGGTCAACAAACCAGTTTGACTGATATAGCAGCCAGTGTATGTTGTCAGGGAGCATGGTTTTTGAAAGGAAATAGTGAAAACCCTAACGGGTTTTGTTGCGGGGAAGCACATGTATGTTGTATAAAAGCTAACGGTGACGTGCCCGTTACGGTTGTTTCTGGGACGGTTACGAACGGAATTGGTCAACAACATGTGGATATGTTGGTCCCTTCGTCTTCACAAAGTACAAGTGTATCTAGTTCTGGATTAACAAATTGTATTGGGAAACACCCGGCTAGCAACGATGTTCTTACGACACTTTTATTGGCTCTACCACCACAAACTTGGTCTGGAATTAAAGACGGTAATCTGTTGCAGGAAATTAATACAATTGTTTGTACGGACAATCTTCCTACTTTGCTTCAAGAAGAG ATTATACACTTGCGTGGTCAGCTCTACGTTCTTAAGCGATGTAAAGATGATGAG GAATTCAGAACCGGTTATTGA
- the LOC139851605 gene encoding glutathione gamma-glutamylcysteinyltransferase 1-like isoform X1 — protein MAAMASIYRRVLPSPPAIDFASSQGKQLFMEATQGGTMEGFFKLISYFQTQSEPAYCGLATLAMVLNALSIDPGRKWKGPWRWFDESMLDCCEPLDKVKAKGISFGKVVCLAHCAGAKVEAFRTNQSNVDEFRKHVIACSTSDDCHVISSYNRATFKQACSGHFSPIGGYHAGTDMALILDVARFKYPPHWVPLNLLWEAMDTVDEASGSRRGFMLVSRLQRPPALLYTLSCKHDSWTNIAKYLVDDVPVLLSSTSVNNVKDVLSIVFNSLPLKFLEFIKWVAEVRRTEEGDQTLSPEEQERLSIKGEILKQVQDTDLYKHVTDFLFSEKSGCQGPLCLGQQTSLTDIAASVCCQGAWFLKGNSENPNGFCCGEAHVCCIKANGDVPVTVVSGTVTNGIGQQHVDMLVPSSSQSTSVSSSGLTNCIGKHPASNDVLTTLLLALPPQTWSGIKDGNLLQEINTIVCTDNLPTLLQEEIIHLRGQLYVLKRCKDDEVKYEGTNDDFRNSEPVIDKSKFIQQRSNLHNQGELSSSRQRALDCCSRLSERYERSDRLLGGIKSILTWPKPIAYTSNIGSRSIFSVNYLSR, from the exons ATGGCTGCGATGGCAAGTATATACAGAAGAGTTCTTCCATCTCCGCCTGCTATTGATTTCGCGTCTTCTCAAGGAAAG CAATTGTTCATGGAAGCCACTCAAGGTGGAACCATGGAAGGTTTCTTTAAGCTGATATCCTACTTTCAGACGCAGTCCGAACCTGCGTATTGCGGATTAGCTACCCTCGCCATGGTCTTGAATGCCCTTTCTATTGATCCTGGTAGAAAGTGGAAAG GTCCATGGAGGTGGTTTGATGAATCTATGCTGGATTGTTGTGAGCCTTTAGATAAGGTTAAAGCCAAAGGCATTTCGTTTGGGAAGGTTGTGTGTTTGGCTCATTGTGCTGGAGCAAAGGTTGAAGCTTTTCGCACAAATCAAAGTAATGTCGATGAATTTCGCAAGCATGTTATTGCGTGTTCTACATCTGATGATTGCCATGTGATCTCATCATATAACAGAGCAACCTTTAAACAGGCAT GTAGTGGTCATTTTTCACCTATTGGTGGTTATCATGCCGGAACGGATATGGCGTTAATTTTAGATGTCGCACGTTTTAAATATCCTCCTCACTGGGTCCCACTGAATTTACTCTGGGAAGCCATGGATACCGTGGACGAGGCTAGTGGATCTCGCAGAgg TTTCATGCTTGTATCCAGGCTTCAACGACCACCAGCATTACTTTATACCTTG AGTTGTAAGCATGATAGTTGGACTAATATTGCCAAGTACTTAGTTGATGATGTTCCAGTATTATTGAGTTCTACAAGTGTGAACAATGTGAAGGACGTTCTCTCAATCGTTTTTAATTCTCTTCCATTGAAATTTCTTGAATTTATCAAGTGGGTTGCAGAAGTTAGAAGAACAGAGGAGGGCGATCAAACATTAAGTCCAGAAGAGCAAGAAAGGCTTTCCATAAAG GGGGAGATTTTGAAACAAGTACAGGACACTGATCTATACAAGCACGTCACCGATTTCCTCTTCAGTGAGAAATCAGGGTGCCAGGGCCCACTGTGTTTGGGTCAACAAACCAGTTTGACTGATATAGCAGCCAGTGTATGTTGTCAGGGAGCATGGTTTTTGAAAGGAAATAGTGAAAACCCTAACGGGTTTTGTTGCGGGGAAGCACATGTATGTTGTATAAAAGCTAACGGTGACGTGCCCGTTACGGTTGTTTCTGGGACGGTTACGAACGGAATTGGTCAACAACATGTGGATATGTTGGTCCCTTCGTCTTCACAAAGTACAAGTGTATCTAGTTCTGGATTAACAAATTGTATTGGGAAACACCCGGCTAGCAACGATGTTCTTACGACACTTTTATTGGCTCTACCACCACAAACTTGGTCTGGAATTAAAGACGGTAATCTGTTGCAGGAAATTAATACAATTGTTTGTACGGACAATCTTCCTACTTTGCTTCAAGAAGAG ATTATACACTTGCGTGGTCAGCTCTACGTTCTTAAGCGATGTAAAGATGATGAG GTCAAATATGAAGGAACAAATGATGATTTCAGGAATTCAGAACCGGTTATTGACAAGTCAAAGTTCATCCAACAAAGGTCAAACCTGCATAATCAAGGTGAGTTGTCATCATCGAGACAACGAGCACTTGATTGTTGCAGCAGACTTTCTGAGAGGTACGAAAGATCAGATCGACTATTGGGTGGGATCAAGAGCATTCTCACATGGCCTAAACCAATTGCTTATACATCCAACATTGGTTCAAGGTCTATATTTTCTGTAAATTATTTATCTCGTTAA